A window of Candidatus Zixiibacteriota bacterium genomic DNA:
TCGGTCATGGCTTCTGCGAAATGGTCTGCCCGGTGGGAGCGATTAAGGTTGGCTTGGGGGATATTAAGAGCCGTCCTGACATTCCGGTGTTGAGTGAAAAGAATGAAACAACCGTTCCGGGATTGTATATTGCCGGTGAGTTGAGCGGTATTTCCTTAATTCGTCACGCCATATCGCAGGGAAAAATGGTGGTTGATGAAATCGCGCGTCGCCGGGGAAAAGAACCGTGGCAGGATGGATATGATGTAGTCATTGTCGGCGCCGGGCCGGCCGGATTAAGCGCCGCATTGAGCGCCATCGCTTATGGACTCCGCTATCTGGTTCTTGAGCAGAGTGATGTCGGCGGCACCATCAGCCATTATCCGCGCCGCAAACTGGTTATGACTCAGCCGGTCGAAATCCCGCTCTACGGTTGGCTCAAGAAAGAAGAGTACTCCAAGGAGTTCCTGCTGGACGCCTGGTACGATATCATCAGCCGCTTTCAGGTCAATATCGCGACGGGGCAGAAGGTGGAGCGGATAGAACGACTTGACGACCGCTTCCAGATTAAGACGGCGGCGGAAAGTTTCCGCGCTGAGGCGGTCGTGCTGGCGATGGGACGTCGCGGCTCTCCCCGGAAACTGGACGTACCCGGTGAAGAATTGCCTAAAGTGATGTATCAGCTGGTCGATGCCCAATCGTACAGCGACAAGGCTATTCTGGTGGTCGGCGGCGGCGACAGCGCCGTGGAAGCCGCAGTCGGGCTGGCACGGCAGAAAGGGAACCAGGTGACTATTTCTTACCGCAAGAAGAGCTTCTTCCGCATCAAGAAAAAGAACGAGGAAAAGTTAAAAGAATTGATTAAAGAGAAAAAAATCAAAGTGCTCTTCGAATCGCAAGTAAAGGAAATTCGACCCGACTCAGTAGTCCTGACAACCCCCCAGGGGGAGACTGAAATCCCTAACGAATTTGTCATTATACAGGCCGGGGGGATTCCTCCGTTTGAGATGCTTCGTCAGTGCGGCATTGCCTTCGGGGGAGACGCTATCAGTTTTGTTGAAGCCGACCGGCGCTTCTATCAGCCGGCCGCCACAGCTTAAGTTCTTTCCCCTTAATATCCCTCATCAATACCGGTGTGATTTTTAATAATATTGTCCACTTGTTCCAGGGTGAAAGTGGTGAGCAATGTAACTTTGGCTTCATGACGGAAGGCGTGCGGCACCACCGCCCGAGCCTCTTCCTTGCTGTCGGCATCAACTATGATCCAGGCTTTGTGCTCGCCGTCTTCACACCCCCATTCGGCATTCGCCAGGAAGTGAGACCCGGTGGCGAGGAAAACCTTGATAACTTTGGCGCATGCCACAATCTCTTCCTCGTGGGGAACCTCAATCAGGTATTTCGGCATAGTTCTTCAGCTCCTTTTTCTCTCTATCTGATTAGAAATACAATTATTAAACGAAATAAGCGGGAAAATCTTGGAGCCTAAATTCGGTCGGGAAATTCTTTCCGGCGGTTGGAAAAAACCGCTGCCGCAAATAGATTCTGCTCTTGGCGCGCGCCATGAAAACAGATGAACCAGTCTTTCTTCTCCTTGATTTATTTACTCCAGACGGCATCGTCGCGGTCGTATCAATTTTGATTCTCATTGAATCTGCAAAATGTCGCACAGGTCATATTTAAGGTCCACCCCGATATCGCGGCGCACCTTCTTGACTATCAGCGCAGGTGCGGTCGCCGCACTTTCCGGAAATGACCTTTTTGGAGGAGAAATGAGCAAAGGAAGCACTATCCTGATACTGGGGGGAGGTTTTGGCGGCATTGCCACCGCCTGGCATCTGCGGGGGGCTCTCTCATCAGAACATCAAGTAGTGGTTGTGAGTAAGACCCGTTCCTTCCAGGTTGGGGCGACCAAGACCTGGGTGATGCTGGGTCACGCCGCCGAGGAGAAAGTCAGTCGCTCTCTTGACGCCCTCGGCTCCCACGGGATTCGTCTTCTCCATACCGAAGTCGATAGAATCGACCTTTCCAATATGCAGGCGATAACCCGCGACAGTCGCCTCACTGCCGACTATATGGTGATTGCGCTGGGGGCGGAATTGGATATGAGCCTTATTCCGGGACTTTCCGGTGCCGCCGAGACTTTTTATACCCGCGAGGGGGCAATACGGCTAAGGGGAATTCTCAAGGAGTTCAAAGGAGGGCGAATTGCAATTATCATTCCTCGTCTTCCCTTTCAATGCCCCCCCGGTCCATATGAAACCGCTATGTTAATTGACTCTTATCTGGAAGGGCGCAATTTGAGGGGCAAATCGAGCATCGATATCTACACCGTCGAAAAAGCGCCGATGGGCACGGCCGGTCCGGAGATTGGGAAGTTCATCATTGGTCTTCTGGAGGAGCGCGGTATCGGTTTTCATCCGCAAAGCCAGATTCAGGAAGTTGACGGTTCGGGAAAGACGGTTCTGCTTGCCGACGGGACAAAAATCCCATACGACCTGCTCATCGCCATCCCGCCCCATTCGGCGCCGCGGGCAGTACGGGAAAGCGGACTGGCGGCGCCATCCGGTTGGATTCCGGCCGACCCTATGACTTTGGAATTGGCTAACTCACCCCGACCCGGGAAGATATATGCCATTGGGGATGTGGCATCAGTCCCCCTTCCCGGGCGTTTTGCCCCCGATGTTCCTTTGGTTTTGCCCAAAGCCGGCATATTTGCGGAGCGACAGGGCAGAGTGGTGGCCTCACGGATTGCCGCTGAGATTCTGGGGAACGGAAAGGGGGATAGTTTTGACGGAAAAGGATTCTGCTATATCGAGATTGGGGATGAGAAAGCGCTCCGGGGAGAAGGCTCCTTTTATGAGATGCCCCATCCCGTTATGAACCCCCGCACTCCCGACCATATCCAGTTCGCCGAAAAGAAAGCCTGGGTCGAATCCTGGATGGCAACCTATTTGTAAGTTCCTGTTTTCAGCTCACTATTTCAGTAGAAGTCGGTCCAAGACTTCCTCAATCGCTTGTAATCCGGCCTCTATTTATTTCCTTCTTGACAAAACGGATAATAATGGTATTCTTAAGTGATATTGTGTGATATAGATGAACAAAGTGTATAGGTACTGCGTCTTTCTTACTGATTAAAATATACCTCTTCACCGCAAGCCTCAAGCTGGGAGTAGAGCAACAATGCGCCATAATCGAGCACAAACCGCCTTCTTCTTCTGCCTGGCGGGTTTGATTTTTTTAATTGGCTCGGTCGCCCTGACCGCCGAGCCTGGCAGAACTCATTTTGTCGACCTTGATGGGGATGGATTTGACGACAATGCGACCGACAGCGACAATGACGGTATTCCCGAATTCAGCAAGCAGCCATCATCCGGTTCTCAGGTATCTGACAACGATTCCGATTTTAAATCTCTGGCCGATTTTTCCCTGCCCGGCTTGACCGCCACAGAAGAAACTTCTACCTCCGCAAAATTCAAAGGACTGCAATTTTCCGCCCGCTCTCTGATGCGCAACCGATGCAGTCTTGACTCTGATGCTGCTTTCGGTCCCGGAAACGGCATCGGGATGAGCAGTATGTCGGGAGGAATGGTCTGTGCCGGAGGAGTATGTCAACCTCGTTAAGAAGATTTCGAAAATATCTCTTTACGGTTCTGCTGACCGTATCGTCGGTTATTTTCGCCCTTGATGCCTCGGCCGACTTGAAAGTAGATTTCAGCAGCAGCGGCGGTTACACCGAAAATCTCCTGAGCGATTCCAGCGCCATTAAGGACTCCTATTCTACTGTTCGCGCTTCGATTAACTATTATCCCTTTTCCAAACTGGAATTGAACATAAATAACGGTTATACATATTATGGCAAAACCTCCGACCTGAGCAATTTTGTAGGCGGGGTCGGACTGCGCTTTATTCCGACAGCGGCCAATTCCCGCTTCTCACTTCTGGTCAACGGCGCCTTTTCATCCCAGGCTTACCGCGATTCTTATTCTCAATTCAATACCGACAACTATGATTTCGGTCTCTCCTTAGGGTACCGTCTTTTTTCCCGCCTCCAACTCCGCAGTGGAGTCTCTTACAATTCGCTGATATATACCAATTATGTGGGAGCCGACAAGAAGACTTTCAAGTTATTCGCCGGCTTCAATGCCACCCTTCCGGGAAATTTCAGCCTGGACGTTGAGTCCGGTTACGCGACCATGGGATATAAACGGATTCGGGAGTCTATCCGGTTCATATATATCTATAATCCCTTCACGCCGATAGATTCTTCCTGGACCGATGACCGCCTCAAATCATTTTATATTTCACCTCGACTTTCACGCCAGCTCGGCGCCAAAACGGGGGTGAGCGTGATGTACACCTACCGCGATTTCTCTAATTTTGACGGCCGCGTTGTCTGGGGAATAGCCACTGGTTTTATCTCTCCCTGGGCGTCCATTTATGACGGGCAGGCTGTTTCGGCCACAGTCAAAACCTACCTTCTGCCGCATTTCATCACCAGTTTCGGCGCCGGATACTGGGATAAGAACTTCTTCACCACCGCCGAGAATGGAACCTATATAAGGGGTCGCGCCAAGCCGCGACGCGATTTTCAATCCCGCTTCTATTTCAGTCTGCAAAGACCAATTGTCTTTCGTTCCGGACTGATTCTGGAGCCGAATTTGCAGTTGGAGTACGGCGACAACCGCTCGACGCACGGTCTCTACAATTACAATCTAACCGCCATTACTTTCGGATTAAATATCAGACTTTAGAGGTAATTTGAACCAATGCAAAAATCAACATGTGAGGGAAGGGCGATGACTTTCAAACTTGCAACTTGGCTTCCTACCGCCATCCTCTGTCTCCTTCTGTCAGC
This region includes:
- a CDS encoding NAD(P)-binding domain-containing protein; amino-acid sequence: MEQLYIWLFALGLILVVFVPYLLKFRRSQKETEHRRNEAKELGIDRPRAQYPQVNRSLCIGCGSCVQACPEGDVLGVVWGAAEVINGERCVGHGFCEMVCPVGAIKVGLGDIKSRPDIPVLSEKNETTVPGLYIAGELSGISLIRHAISQGKMVVDEIARRRGKEPWQDGYDVVIVGAGPAGLSAALSAIAYGLRYLVLEQSDVGGTISHYPRRKLVMTQPVEIPLYGWLKKEEYSKEFLLDAWYDIISRFQVNIATGQKVERIERLDDRFQIKTAAESFRAEAVVLAMGRRGSPRKLDVPGEELPKVMYQLVDAQSYSDKAILVVGGGDSAVEAAVGLARQKGNQVTISYRKKSFFRIKKKNEEKLKELIKEKKIKVLFESQVKEIRPDSVVLTTPQGETEIPNEFVIIQAGGIPPFEMLRQCGIAFGGDAISFVEADRRFYQPAATA
- a CDS encoding FAD/NAD(P)-binding oxidoreductase, with protein sequence MSKGSTILILGGGFGGIATAWHLRGALSSEHQVVVVSKTRSFQVGATKTWVMLGHAAEEKVSRSLDALGSHGIRLLHTEVDRIDLSNMQAITRDSRLTADYMVIALGAELDMSLIPGLSGAAETFYTREGAIRLRGILKEFKGGRIAIIIPRLPFQCPPGPYETAMLIDSYLEGRNLRGKSSIDIYTVEKAPMGTAGPEIGKFIIGLLEERGIGFHPQSQIQEVDGSGKTVLLADGTKIPYDLLIAIPPHSAPRAVRESGLAAPSGWIPADPMTLELANSPRPGKIYAIGDVASVPLPGRFAPDVPLVLPKAGIFAERQGRVVASRIAAEILGNGKGDSFDGKGFCYIEIGDEKALRGEGSFYEMPHPVMNPRTPDHIQFAEKKAWVESWMATYL